ACTTTCCCTTGGTACCCTAAGTCTAAACAATAGATCGGGAATTGAAGGTTTTGCTGAATATATTTCCTAAATTCGTTGTAATCTCCATTATTGAATGTGGGCATATCCTCAACAAGGAAATAAACTGTCCGGTTGCCATCATCTGGCCTAGGTTGGTCAATCTCTTCGTTACTCTCGTTGCTATTGTATACTGGAGGTAGTAGCGAAAAGGTCGATTCGTAGTCGAGCGTTTTAACAACAGCATTATCCTTGTCGTAGTATATCCATTTCCCACAGGGCCTATTGTTACGATAATATCCAATGGCTTCCAACTTACCTTTCTTGTTGAAAAACTGAAATTGTCCCTCGCGAATCGGGCTACCCGTTTTGTATGAGCCTATGAAAAGTGTTTTTCCATCATCTCCTACCACCTTTGTCCTTGTTAAAGTTGAGGCGGAGTCGGTTTTGTTTATTTCCTGAGCAGCTACGTTTAGTGTGAATAGTGAGATTACAAATACGAAAGGCAGGGTTAGATAGGTTTTCATTTTTTTTTTTGTAGGTTATGGTTTGAATATCGAAGATACAAGATTCTTGATTTTGGTAATGTCTTGTTGACCTTCTAGGAGGCTATGCAAAAGGAAACAACTTTATAATTTGAAAATTACTGGAAATGTAAAACGCACTTTAACGGGTTGTCCTTTTGACTTGCCAGGTTTCCATTTAGGTGAGTCGAGAACGAGTCTCAAAACTTCTGTGTCAAAGTCGGGATTAACGCCTTTAATTATTGAGGGATCAACCACGCTGCCATCTTTATCAACTGTAAATGAAACTATTACCTCACCTTCAATTCCAAGAAGTTGGCAGTAAGTTGGATAATGAAGATTGGTTTGGAGATAGCTATTGTATGCCATTGGCCCACCATTGTTGAATGTTGGCATCTCTTCAACAACAACAAGCTCTGGTTTGGTTTTCAGGCTGTCATTTGAGGATACGGGTTGCTTAACCTCAGCTTGACTTTTATTCTGATTTATTACGGTGAATGCGGAGGCATAGTTTATCGTCTTAATGACTTTGCCTCGGTTATTATAAAAAATCCAATTTCCACAAGGATTATCGTTTTGGTAGTGACCAACAACTTCAACTTTTCCATCACTGTTGAAAAATTGGAATTCTCCTTCACGAATTTGGCTATCTTTTTTATAAGAGCCAATGAAGAGCGATTTTCCATCCTTCCCAACTACCTTCTTACTTATAGTTATAGCTGAGGAGTCGGTGTTGTTGTTTTGAGCAACTGCGTTAAAGGTGAATAGTGAGATTACAAATACGAAAGGCAGGGTTAGATAGGTTTTCATCTTTTTTGGTAGGTTATGGTTTCAATACCAAAGTTATTAAAATTCTTTATTCATTGTTGCCCGATTTTCTTTTATCTATCCTATTGCACTTGATCTTAAGCGTTAGCAGATACGAATGAACCCATTTGCAATCCTTAATTTGAGGTTGAACCTGAATGGGTAAATCCATCTTTGAAGTTATTGATATGGTCATTCTTCTCTCTCCGTAATCGTTTGCGCACTTTTTGGCAGCATTGCCATTTCCAAAGAAATGCTGGCTTGCCCATTTTGCTACCTTTGCCCTTATCGAACTTTTTTCAACCTAAAATATTTACCATGCAAAGAGGAGCAAAACTGATTTTTACCTGGCTGGGAGCGATGGCAATGCTTTGGTCGGGTTCACTCAGCGCCAATGGCCATAAGCCACTGGCCATCTCTTCACCCTCGGGTGATCTAACGGTAGAGTTTATGCTGCTTGCCAAGGGTGAGCCGGCCTACCGTGTTGTTTATAAGGGAAAGCCTGTTGTGGAAACCTCCACCTTGGGCTTCGATTTTAAGGGGGCTCCTTCGCTGAAGGCGGGCTTTAAAATTACAGGGCAGCAGACACGCGAGTTTAACGAAACTTGGACAATGCCCTGGGGCGAGCAGCGGGAGGTGGTAAACCATTACCGGGAGTTGCGGGTTAACCTACAGGAACGTAGTGGGTTAAAACGACAAATGAATCTCGTGTTCCGTGTTTTCGATGATGGTTTGGGATTTCGCTATGAGTTTCCAAAGCAGCCAAATCTGAAGGAGATGGTGATTACCGATGAGAATACCCAGTTTCAACTTACCAGCAACCCCATGTGCTGGTGGCAGCCCGGAGACTGGGATAGCTACGAGCATCTCTACAGCACAACCCGCTTTAAGGATATTGACGTTGCTAAACGGTTGAAGGATGGCAATCTGGCCATCTCATCCATCAAGGATAATGCGGTGAATACGCCCATTACAATGAAAACCGATGATGGCGTTTACCTCAGCTTTCATGAGGCCGCCCTCTACAACTATCCCGGCATCACGCTACAAATTTTTCCCGATAAGTTGATGATGATGAGCAAGCTCGTTGGCACCGACTTTGGATACCGTGCCAAGGTTGCAGCACCGTTCAATACTCCATGGCGCACCATACAGGTTACAGATAGAGCAGGGGAGCTCATTGAGTCGAAGCTGCTGGTAAACCTCAACGATCCAAATAAGCTGGGCGATGTATCGTATGTGAAACCCACCAAATATGTGGGGATATGGTGGGGAATGCACCTGGGCATTGTTACCTGGGACATGGCCAGCGGCAGGCATGGTGCCACCACCGAAAACGCCAAGAAGCTAATTGACTTTGCGGCCAAGAATAACATTGGCGCCATATTGGTTGAGGGTTGGAATGAGGGCTGGGAAAAGTGGGGTAAGGTTGCCGACCGTGAGAGCACCTTTAGCTACGTTACTCCATACCCCGACTACGATCTTAAGGAGGTTGTACGCTATGGAAAGGAGAAGGGCGTTAACCTGATTATGCATCACGAGACTGCCGGCACGCCACGGGCCTATGAACGGCAGTTGGACACGGCCTATGCCCTCATGAAATCGTTGGATATCCATACGGTAAAGACCGGTTACGTTGGGAAGATTCTTCCGAATGGTGAATACCATCACGGGCAGTGGATGGTAAACCACTACCAAAAGGTGCTGGAAACCGCTGCAAAGTATGGTATTGCTGTAGATGCACACGAACCCATTATGGCAACGGGAATTCGCAGAACTTACCCCAACTTTATTTCCCGTGAAGGGCTGCGCGGTCAGGAGTTCAACGCCTGGGCAACCGATGGCGGAAACCCGCCGGAGCACCTCACCATTATTCCGTT
This Williamwhitmania sp. DNA region includes the following protein-coding sequences:
- a CDS encoding TonB family protein encodes the protein MKTYLTLPFVFVISLFTLNVAAQEINKTDSASTLTRTKVVGDDGKTLFIGSYKTGSPIREGQFQFFNKKGKLEAIGYYRNNRPCGKWIYYDKDNAVVKTLDYESTFSLLPPVYNSNESNEEIDQPRPDDGNRTVYFLVEDMPTFNNGDYNEFRKYIQQNLQFPIYCLDLGYQGKVFVRFIVDEDGKVINPTIVKSVNPDMDAEVLRVISESPRWKAGMRNGKPVAVAFTFPITFQ
- a CDS encoding TonB family protein — its product is MKTYLTLPFVFVISLFTFNAVAQNNNTDSSAITISKKVVGKDGKSLFIGSYKKDSQIREGEFQFFNSDGKVEVVGHYQNDNPCGNWIFYNNRGKVIKTINYASAFTVINQNKSQAEVKQPVSSNDSLKTKPELVVVEEMPTFNNGGPMAYNSYLQTNLHYPTYCQLLGIEGEVIVSFTVDKDGSVVDPSIIKGVNPDFDTEVLRLVLDSPKWKPGKSKGQPVKVRFTFPVIFKL
- a CDS encoding glycoside hydrolase family 97 protein → MQRGAKLIFTWLGAMAMLWSGSLSANGHKPLAISSPSGDLTVEFMLLAKGEPAYRVVYKGKPVVETSTLGFDFKGAPSLKAGFKITGQQTREFNETWTMPWGEQREVVNHYRELRVNLQERSGLKRQMNLVFRVFDDGLGFRYEFPKQPNLKEMVITDENTQFQLTSNPMCWWQPGDWDSYEHLYSTTRFKDIDVAKRLKDGNLAISSIKDNAVNTPITMKTDDGVYLSFHEAALYNYPGITLQIFPDKLMMMSKLVGTDFGYRAKVAAPFNTPWRTIQVTDRAGELIESKLLVNLNDPNKLGDVSYVKPTKYVGIWWGMHLGIVTWDMASGRHGATTENAKKLIDFAAKNNIGAILVEGWNEGWEKWGKVADRESTFSYVTPYPDYDLKEVVRYGKEKGVNLIMHHETAGTPRAYERQLDTAYALMKSLDIHTVKTGYVGKILPNGEYHHGQWMVNHYQKVLETAAKYGIAVDAHEPIMATGIRRTYPNFISREGLRGQEFNAWATDGGNPPEHLTIIPFTRMLAGPIDYTPGIFDLKLKPYRPHNQVNTTLAQQLALYVVIYSPVQMAADLPQNYEQNPAFQFIRDVPVDWETSKVLNGEIGQYVTIARKERGGERWFVGSVTNGDARTLTIKLDFLDPGKHYVATVYGDGDDADWDKNPTAFKIENFSVDSSSTLTLKLAPGGGAAIAIVPKK